The following are encoded in a window of Desulfopila inferna genomic DNA:
- a CDS encoding IS3 family transposase: EMFYNSKRYHSYLGYLSPMDFEKLSVMKKAA; encoded by the coding sequence TGAAATGTTCTACAATAGCAAAAGATATCATTCATACCTTGGCTATCTCAGTCCAATGGATTTTGAGAAATTGTCAGTTATGAAAAAAGCAGCTTAG